The Primulina huaijiensis isolate GDHJ02 chromosome 18, ASM1229523v2, whole genome shotgun sequence DNA window GCATGAATTAATGAGCCATCAATGGAGACTTGCTACCCCAACCCTTTCACACAGTCTTTCATTTTATACTACAATCTTGTATTTGTTGATACAAGTATTGTTAACTCTTGTATACCCAAGGGGTGGTTGCTGCTCTCGAAGACTCAAATATGGATTAATTCAAACCAAATTCgagtaaaaattaaatatcagaATTTTCGAGCTTCGAATATAACTAATTTGAGTATTAAAAAGAACTGTTCGACTCGATTTAGTTTGTTTGCATCTATATACACCACGCACACATAAATTATACCGTATATAACATATTTTAGGCCGCCCATATTAGTTTTAATATGATACTTGTTGTCTACCTAATGATACATGTCCAAGTTTTCTAATGATACAATCATATATGTACGGTTTTATGTTATATTATCTTATTGGAAAAATGCATTCCCTGTTGCGTATTTTAGTGTATGAACATCGTTTACACAGTGTTCTAAAAATCTCCACCTAGGACCGTCTAGGCTTAGGCTAATCGAAACTTCTAGGCGTCACCATATTAATCGATCGCCTGGCGCGAAAGTCGCCTAGGcgattttacaattaaaaattCGCCTAGGCGGTTTAcacttaaaaaaaacaaattatgatATTCTTAATTATAGTATACATGCATATcggattttgagtttgaatccgaTACAGAAGAAgtattggaaaaatatggagatgAACTAGAAAAGTTAGATGTTTAGGTTCAAtaacaatattttatattggaaaaaatgttgaacaaatttaattttcattgtaCAACGGTTGTAGTAAAGTAGTATACTGATGTGGAtgatttatgtataaaaatttattaatatatatttattattacaattttaaattttataataatatatatttcatatacaAACATAATACTCATGTCATGGTTAatgaatttaaacttaaaaaaaatcgtCTAGACAACCGCCTAGGCCCCGCCTAGTCGCCTAGGCGCTAGACGGTAGGTAACCGCCCGCCTACCGTCTAGTCGCCTAGGCGCTGGGCTGTAGGTAACCGACCGCCTACCGCTTTTTAAAACACTGCTTTTACATAATATAATTGTGTTTGTAAAGGAAACGTTTCCATAATTTCGAGTagttttagaaaaaattataattttgatatgacatgtatgtttatttaggATTTAGGttttttatattgataaatttcaattttagtcaaatatattttaatttacataCTTCGATGTCATATCACCAATACGATGACACCGTGGCAGCTTCACAtggaaaaagatgaaaacaaaaataaataaatatcacgCTAAAACTAATTTTTGATAACATAGATGGCCGAcgcaaaatgataaaaatacaaAGAACGAATTTTCCGTAGTTTTATGCATCAAGATATCGTACTCATAGACCATAGACGAGTtctgatataaaaataatataggcAGTCCAAAAAAAACAACGGGGCCACCCGGTCCAGTATCCACCTAATCTTGATAGATGGGCTATATATTTGGGCCAATTTCATTATTTACCTCTTAGATTAATGGGCCGAAACCTAGTGTTTAATGCTTGGAACTTTAAAAGTACTCTGAAAATCATGCAATGCGACTTAACGAGAGTCGGAGTTGACCGTTGAATGAATAGTTGACCGCCGCAGTATAGTTCCACAAAATCCGATCAAATCTCAAGAAATGGCACCGTACCTCTGCTCTCCGGCTGCGGTCCTCCATTTTCCCGGCGAAAGCGCCACCTTGCCCCACTTGTTTTAACGGCCTGAGCTATAAGTTTTTCGTCGCTTCTTAGAATTGTAGATTATAGAAGCCGCCCCGATATAAAGAATTCCAGCAATTCCGTCACAGGTATCCACTCGCCGCCTATGCCATGTCGCGCCATTGACGGTATCTCCTTCCACCTTTTTTGACCGCCGGAATTATCAATCACATTGTTAGCTGGACATCAGTTCGCTATTCGAATAGGAATCCAACGGTACCGCTAATTGTGGTTTCTCACGGGTTCTTACGATTTTGAGATCCGTGAGGGAGACAACCTTTGAGTGAGAGAAGAGAGCTGAAATGGGGGAGGTTTCGGGCTACAAGGAGTACCTGGCGGGTATGCTAGCGGGAGTTTCTATGGTCATTGTTGGTCACCCCTTTGATACTGTCAAGGTCGCTCTCTGTCTCTCTCTCTGTGCCTCTGTGTGTGACGCATTTAAGCGCCACACCACGAATTTTGGTAATAGGAAATGATTTATTCTTGATATATGTGCATCTAGTGAAATTAAAACACAAGCTCGATTGTTATCCGATCTTGATTGGACATTGGAGTCTTATTTTTTAGCAATTCACTAGCTGATATCCGATAAAGAGTAACTTTAACATTTGCAAAAATGCATTCGccatttatttttgttattgacTAGCACATCAGTTTGGTGCTTCTGTCTGTTTTATGAATGAAATCCGATTTCATTGTGTTCGTCTGCAAAATATGCCTAGGGAattaaaaatttggaaaaaatttatGTACCATTTCATTGTGATGTAATAGAAACCTTTTTATGTGTTCTGAGTTTCATCTGTGCTCTGTACATCTAAAGTTGTTCTTAAGAAAATATTGGAATGTAGTAATGAAATTTTGTATCCTATGCTTTTTTCCCCTGATGATCCGTATTATCAGGTTAAACTTCAAAAACACAATACAGAAGGGAACGGAATGAAGTATAAGAGCAGTTTGCACTGTACAACAAGAATATTGCAGACTGAAGGAGTATGCCTCTTTACCTCCTGTGAGACCATGTGTTTGATATTTCATGTCCTGATTATATTTGTGTTTTAATCAAGCTCTTTAATCTGTATTCCTTGATTTCTTTCTTATTTGTTAACATGTTTGTCTTTTTATATGACTGCCTTTATCTTACGTCTTTCAACCATCTTGAGTGGTTGAGTTTTTTCATATTATCTAATACCATTACATGTCCAAGGTCAGAAAAAATTCAGAACGAAATGCAGTGAATGTTGTTAAACGCAATGCAGTGAATGTTATTATGACTTTAAATATATTACGGGGATTATTGTTCATTTTTTCTGTTAAATATGCCCATGAACTCTTCAGTATATTTTAGAAGATTTTTGAAGTGGTTACCGCGTGCAAGTAACATTACCTAATGCTTATACTTTCTTTGACAGGTGAAAGGGCTTTATCGAGGTGCCACATCTTCTTTTCTTGGGATGGCCTTTGAAAGTTCCCTTGCCTTTGGAATGTATTCCCAAATGAAACAGTTTCTGCAGGTAAACGTTGTTATTTTCCAGTAGGTTGTTTTTacattaatattttcgaaattttagtTTACTTTTTTTGTTGATGGAAGACTAATTGAGCCAAAATTGCAGCGGTATGGTTATTCGCCTAGGAACAGTATTATTTTGCTCATGAATATTATTTCTGCTTCATAGGGAGGATCGAATAGTGAAAAGCCACAGCTTCAAGCTATAGTTCCGTCGGCGGCTTTTGCTGGAGCTATCATTAGCTCTATACTTTGCCCATCAGAGCTGATAAAAGTTAGTGAATCGAAAATCTTACCTTTCTTATTCATTTGGGTTGTTGACACTCGTAGGGTGATTGTGATATTCTTCAGTGTAGAATGCAAGTTCAAGGAACAGACTTGTCGCTAAGCTCCATTAGATACAGCGGTCCTGTTGATTGCGCGCTCAAAACCGTACAAACAGAAGGAGTTAGTAACATAATCTCCGTTTAAAACAAACATTGTCGAGTTTTTTAGCTGATTATTTATCTTCAGCTTACAGGCATGTTTCGAGGAGGAGGTACTACCTTTTTGAGAGAGTCTATTGGAAATGCAGTCTTCTTTAGCACTTACGAATATGTACGCTATCACATGCATCAGTCCGTGAGACATACTTCCTCTGATTTATCCCATTTTATTGATGTTGGAGTTGGGATAGTGAGTGGCGGCCTTGGTGGCATTGTGGTAAGAATTTTTTGTATATATGATAGTTACTGAAATCCTATAGGGTGCAAGTTGCAACTAGGTTCAAAGCTATGTGAGTCTTAACATCTTCATGTCAATATAATCTGAGGCCCAGCCTTTTGATATGGGGTACATGTTAACTTTGAAGTCCCATTTTTGGTGCGCTTTGAAGACTTTAATATGTGGATGATAAGTCCAAAAGAAGTGCgatacaaaaataattatccGTGCTTATAGACATTAGATAATGATTATTTGTGTAGTTATTGTCTTATAGCTTGTAAATTACATATTGGATTATATAAGTAACTCTTCTGACATTAGATTCTAGTATATTTCCTCCACGCTGTTCACTGAAATAAAGAATGTGTGCGTCATTGTGCTtagattatattataattatgttatttagtATGGGTTGTGCTTCTAACAAGTGTGTGCAATATACCTTTCTCTTTCTTCCACTAATTAAAAGAACGAGTTCTTATCATTGTTGCCTGTGACAGCTTTGGAACTCTGACCTTCTGATCATCCAACAAGCTTGatcttaaaaattttcaaacttaGATACtagcatgaaaatttttaaaaagtcaCCTTGAGCTTCGACCTTTTAACACTCCTATTGCTGTTAACAACACGTGTCTTAACAGCAGCGACGTATAGACTACCGTAGAGAACAAGTAGGTTAATTGTTGGGCCCATGCTAAAGCTTTATCAAATCTATCTGCTCCTGAGACTTGTGGTATTCTCTAGTATTTTTACGTAATTTTCTGTTTCAGTGTTGGTGTGCTGTGCTACCATTAGATGTTGCAAAAACCATTATCCAAACTTCAACAGACAGAAACTGTACCAGAAATCCATTTCGGATTCTAGAAGTGGTATGCTATGTCAGTGTTCAGTTTTTTAGAATGCACAATGAGCAAATATTAACTTGTAGATGCTTACTTCTGCTAGATTTACAAGAGGTCTGGATTTAAAGGATGCTACACTGGTCTTGGTCCCACAATACTAAGGGCGTTTCCTGCTAATGCTGCTGCAATTGTGACATGGGAAATGGCTGTGAAATTGTTGGGGATCAAGCGTGGATAAAATCAGAATGCTCAATGCTTATTCTTCTACCCACTCGTCGCTACATGGGCATGATTCTTACTGTTGTTCGCATTCATGTGACTTTTTTAAGGTACGATTGCCATAATGTGATTCCATGGTATCAAATGATCCTATGAAATTGAGGGACACCTAAGATAGTTTGCATCAGACATGTCATGTAGATGTTTAGTGTGATAGATATTATCTGTTACTTTATTTTACTAACTTTCAagcattatttcaaatatacgAGTGGTTCCAAGGAGGAATTCAATTGATTTGGctataaaatttatcattttacaAATTCGTAAACGGGATTCTCTTTGTACTTGAATTGAGTGGGGGCAGGTATCATCTCGCGGTGTAGCAAATTctttgtatattatatattattatgcaTATAATACCCCTGTAAATTCTGGCTCTGAAATACAAAATCTTCTTTGCTGGAAAGCTCCCGGAATGAGCCTTGAAATTCCTACTAAATACAAAGAAGATAATTTTAACTCGCTAAAATGGGATCAAATTCTTaaataatgtataatttttccaTTAACACCCTAATCTAAACACGCATGTAAGGACAAGATTCATACAACCACCGAGCAACCTTTTGATTTTTAACGCGTTCGTGCGTcatacaaaaattattttcaattgcaTCAATTTTCTTTTACGCAACAGCATGTTTGAGCACTTTTGTTACGTAGAGGTTGGAGAATTTAATTTGTGACTTGATTATATTCCAAAGATGGCCAAGTTAAACAAAAAGGTATTGGACATGGCCAGGAAATTGAAGCTCAAAATGCGTGGAATAAAGGACCAATAATCCACTTCGATATAAAGCCAACAACTGCACTGTTGCTTCATGCACCTGTCACCAGAGGGAAATATATTAaccaaattaatgaaaaaaaggGGAAAGTTTGGATGCATAATCATATCATTTAGTGCTTTGCCTTTTGTTAATTTATCATATCAAATTCTTTGTGATTACATCCCTAGAAGTTTTGAATTTGGTGAACTGAATACGTTATTTAAACTATTTCTTAATTTTAAGTCGCATGGTTATCAACTTTCCACACACAGAATAATAATCACCAAGGTTTGATTCTTCTTATGGACATTTTTTTGGATGAGTACGTCGTATATGATTTTTCATATATTGTTTACCTGACTAACGTGATTTGCATGTTACTGCGTCAGTTCACTGAAAAATAGCGGTAGTGGgttttaacataataaaaatatataatactaATCACCAACCTCACTGTCAATAGCTTTTAGGTTTTTAATTGGCTTAGTATTTATCTCATCTCAATTTTTCAATACCCTATATGTTTGGATATAATATTACGGTCTCTATATTCAATATTCATTATATATGCTTAcgtaaatacataatattataggACTAAGttatgaaattaataaaaatacacTACATATAATACATGTAGTGGAGTATATCAAGATTCaagaataaataaaacaagTCCAATGTATGTTCAATATGCATAAATTCTATAAGGTTGTATTATGtaaaatatatgttaatttcactctattttttaatatttaacgaGGGTGATGTAATTTTCTATCTAGTTAGTAGGTTTTTTTTAAGACGGTCTCGtgaatctttattcgtgagacgggtcaattatgttcatatttataataaaaagtaataattttggtataaaaaataatattttttaatgaatgatCCAAATAGAATATCCGTCTTGTAAAGTTAAATACTACGACCGTCTGAGTTTTTATGCTACCATAATTACTATCAAACACAAGTGAGATTTGAACTCATACCACCATATCAAAATATCTCGCCATTTCACTCTAATTTTAGTGTAGTGTCGATCAGTAAATCAACGTGAGCTGGGAAGTTTTCAATTGCATTTAGCTCATCCACCCACGCATTTATCCTACCTCCATGATTTCTTTTGGAAGACTTAATGTATAGTCTACGAGGCCTACTTCACGAAGAAATTAAAGCTATCTATACAAAGCAAAATGTTTCCCTCTGATCTGCATCTGTTACTTAACACGCGTTACTGAAATTTACGatgtcaaatctgaaatgaaAGAACAAAAGCAAAAAAGCAATATATTGCCATTAAAAGCTACAAATTTTGATCAAAAGTTGTAAGAACCAACCaaacccattacatttaatttctttaaattaaagaGGATACAACACAATCTTATGTACGTATTTGCAACACAAATATTCCAATTAGCTATTGTCATGCaataaaaagttaataaatacgGAAGAAGATCAGTTTATTGATTAGAAGGATCATAACCCCGATTATGGTTATCAGACCAGTGATTTGGATTCAACGAAGAGTCTACTTGATTGCGATTGTTGGTGGTGGCAGCGCCGCTCCAAAAACTAGAGCTTGTCGCGGAAGGGGCGGTGATACCTCTGTTGATAGAGGTTGGAGTCCAAGAACTCAGGGGCCTCTGCAGTATTAGGCTTTGCTGTGCTGGCAAAAGTAGGTTTTGCGCTTGTATTTGTTGTGGAGCCGGATGTTTTAAAGACTGGAGATTCATTCCCTGTATAAGTGCCATATTTCTGCCAAATTGGCCGCTACCGCTGCCTACAAAGCTCACCGGAGCCGTCACTTGATTGACTCCGATGGGTAAAGGTTGCATGGCGGCCAAAGAAGGCAGAACTGCGCCACCAGTGTAGAATGAGATATTCCCTAATGGCGGAATGTTAACCGGAGGCGAAGTCCTTATTAATGATTGACCTGAAATCATACCAGTACTGATCAAATTTTGAGACGGGCGTGCCGTTGATAGAGATTGAATTCCTCTGGCCATCTCACTGTTCggtgaagaagaagatgaggaTTTCGACCGTTTGCTTTTACGGCAACCACCTCCGATTGGAACGTTTCTCAGGGTACCGCCATGAGTCCAATACCTCCTACAAGCTTTGCAAAAGTACCGCGGCTGAGAGAGGCTGTAATTGTTGTAATAACAAAACTTGGTGTTGGAAGAATCACAGCGCGGACACTGCTGGGTCGGTGGCGGTTGACGGTGGTTTTCGGCCCTTTGAAAATCCGGTATCTGTGGCGGCGGTGGTTGTCTCCGATCTTCGTGAAGATAATTCAAATACTCTTGGCTTCCCCCTTTCTGCATGTTTATTTGTCTGTGTTTATCTATATATACAGCCGAGCCGACGTTTATATAATAGTCGGTACGAGGATCGAGTTCAAGTGAATTCAAGTGTAGAAGCTTTAAATGCGCGAGCTTAACATGGACTTGGAGATTATATGCAACTCTAGCTAATAATATTCTTGCAATCCAATCCCCAAATTCGTGTTGAGATTATGAATATCAGAAATTAAAGCTCCGCTTTTCACCGTAATCCAGATAAACCAAAGGTAATCTAAAAACTAAATCTTTCTTGCAAGAACgacagaaataaataaattaaagaaaaacacGTCGTTTTTCTTGTGCCTTTGCTTAAGGCTTAAGCAAAAGAAAGACCGCAAAACTAATCAAATAGGCCGTGTGCGTGCAGATATCCTCGAATATTTGGACATGGAGACGCAAAATTTAGTGATCAACAGAACCCTTTTCTGTGTAGCGAACCACAGCTTAAATCAGAACAAAATCCTTACTGCATAAGACAGTGAGACAAATGATCGTATGATCTACACTTCAGACTAAAGCAGCTatgacaaaataatatatagagCACTAGAACATGCACAAATGCTGAGTTGCCAGATACAGCTGCCGGCCGGTCGTGGGGCGGCGCAGTCGGATGATAtaccattatatatatataNTCTATCGGCATTGTCAACATTAGTAATACAATTCTATTGTACCATTATTAAAACTAGTAACCATATGTGCTGCACATTtggtttttattaaatttaaaatatttgtaattatttttttataattttaaaaattattgtttgGGTAAtgactttttcttcttttcaaaaaataataggTGTAATTTGTAGGTGAGATGAGGGTAGAATTGtagtttgaaaaatattttgttgagtAACATAAGggtaatattgttattatacCATTTATaagtgttttaaaaataaagatataaatttttggaattgaaatgataaaaaataaattaaaatatatatcatccCCTATCTTCCAATTTCTtgtattaaaatcataaatgttGATCATTGCCTAGCCAAGTCATATTTGTTGGCCAATAACAGGGCTTCAATTAATGCCAGCATAACAAGGGAGTGAATATAAAATTTGCCTAAAAATGTGTAATTATGTTAATTCCTCAAATACTTAATTGACATTTCATGCACAACTTTCTGAATACTCAACTTGAATTAACATGTCAGTGTATTAAAATGCAAATTGTTTTATTCAACAATCGAAATGAAATTCCAAAGTTCGAGAGCCAACAACATTTACAACTTGGGGCCGTCGTCCTTTTCCTTAGCCTCTCTCGCCGGCTTCTTGGCATGTTCTTCCACGTCAACTTCACCAGATTTCCCCACCACCGTCTCCTTAATCTTCTGAGTTGTGTCTTTCGCCGCTCCCCAGGCTCCTTCAACAGTTTGCTTCGCCTTCTTGCCTAGACTCTGGGCTGTGTCCGCCACCGAATCCATGGCACCTTTTGTTTCCTCCCCCGCGGTCCCGGCAGCATCCTTTGTCTTCTCTTTCGCCTCCTGCGCGTACTCTTTAGTTTTGTCACCCATAGAACCTAGTTCCTCCTTGCTCTTCTCCTTCATATCCTCCGATTTATCTTTCGCCTTCTCCTTTAAATCATCCGCAGATTCCACCGCTCTGTTTTCAGCTTCCCTCGTCTTCCCTGCCACCTTCGCCGCCGAATCACTAGCCTTGTGCTTCATGGCCTCTGCGTTCCCCTTCACGTTTTCCTTCATTTCGCCTGTTTTTTCCTTTGTTCTGTCCACTGTTTCGTTCATGGAATTTCCTGGTTCTTGCACAGCCTCCTCGGCACTGCACTGACTATACTCTCTCCTGCCGCCATCGTTGGGAGCATGTCGTGACTGAAATCACCCATTAATGAATTTAAACATCACAAATATGAATTGAAATCAACTAATGCATTAAGTTTACCTGTGAATTAGAAGCGAAGCAAACTGTAGAAACTTTAGGGCGAAGCGGAAACGAAGGATTGCAGTGAGACAGAGACTTTGAAAGGCCGATGAGCGTGTTTTTTACTGTAAACATGGCTGGCGCTGCCATATCTTGCGTATTGTGGAATCAGTGATAAAATAGATTGAAACCTCAGAATGTAGCCTTGCAAATGAATAATCTGACTATTTTATTTCGGTAAAATTAAAGAAAGGTGGCGATGCAGAAATCGTACACCTGTGATAGCAGCCTGCCACGTGTAGCTTGGTGCTTGGAAACCGTTAACTCGTCAAACTCAAATCTGTCATTTTTTTCCCTCACACGTTCCATTCTGatcacataataaatatttatgcgATATGCGATCactgtttaaaatattatttttattataatgtattatttttgttgtttatataatgaaaaaacattatataatatattttaatttagtaaaaaatattactcaTATTTCTGGTTTCGTccatatcaaatatataatttttttacacatttaataaaaaaaattactaatatATTGTTATTTAATGTTCGTAATTGTATTCAATATGTTTTTcttgatattattaaattacattatattaataaatttgtcTGTATAATTTGTTTTCTCAAAAAAATTCTTTCTATGTGTGAAAAACAAACTGAACTATATAACTGGAACATATagtaatttttatatcaaaagtaAATTATGTAATGTATGTCAATTGTAGTGAAACTATACATATGAACTAGATCGATTCGTCTCACG harbors:
- the LOC140965087 gene encoding mitochondrial arginine transporter BAC1 gives rise to the protein MGEVSGYKEYLAGMLAGVSMVIVGHPFDTVKVKLQKHNTEGNGMKYKSSLHCTTRILQTEGVKGLYRGATSSFLGMAFESSLAFGMYSQMKQFLQGGSNSEKPQLQAIVPSAAFAGAIISSILCPSELIKCRMQVQGTDLSLSSIRYSGPVDCALKTVQTEGLTGMFRGGGTTFLRESIGNAVFFSTYEYVRYHMHQSVRHTSSDLSHFIDVGVGIVSGGLGGIVCWCAVLPLDVAKTIIQTSTDRNCTRNPFRILEVIYKRSGFKGCYTGLGPTILRAFPANAAAIVTWEMAVKLLGIKRG
- the LOC140965102 gene encoding uncharacterized protein, whose protein sequence is MAAPAMFTVKNTLIGLSKSLSHCNPSFPLRPKVSTVCFASNSQSRHAPNDGGRREYSQCSAEEAVQEPGNSMNETVDRTKEKTGEMKENVKGNAEAMKHKASDSAAKVAGKTREAENRAVESADDLKEKAKDKSEDMKEKSKEELGSMGDKTKEYAQEAKEKTKDAAGTAGEETKGAMDSVADTAQSLGKKAKQTVEGAWGAAKDTTQKIKETVVGKSGEVDVEEHAKKPAREAKEKDDGPKL